From one Pseudomonas fluorescens genomic stretch:
- a CDS encoding lysophospholipid acyltransferase family protein: MELATQAISRPRDAYYWRLLATAVSFLLFGVGGLCLRLLVFPLLACLPGDAARQRQRARHTISWLFWRFIRFMVASGVLTYEVKGAEKLGRPGQMIIANHPSLIDVVFLIGLVRQANCVVKQSLWHNPCTRGPVRSAEYISNDGSMDMLDSAVAALQGGQTLIIFPEGTRTQPGQPPTFHRGAAAIALRGAKIITPVTIKVAPSTLTKAEPWYRIPQRRVHFSLQVGADIDPQTFAAQGPAPQASRKLNDHLHQHFTKELAEDERSTEHP; the protein is encoded by the coding sequence ATGGAACTGGCAACGCAAGCTATAAGCAGACCGCGCGACGCCTATTACTGGCGCCTGCTCGCCACCGCCGTCAGCTTCCTGCTGTTCGGCGTCGGCGGCCTGTGCCTGCGCCTGCTGGTCTTCCCGTTGCTGGCCTGCCTGCCCGGCGATGCCGCCCGCCAGCGCCAACGCGCCCGGCACACCATCAGCTGGCTGTTCTGGCGCTTCATCCGTTTCATGGTCGCCAGCGGCGTGCTCACTTATGAGGTCAAGGGTGCCGAAAAGCTCGGCCGCCCAGGGCAGATGATCATCGCCAACCACCCGTCGCTGATCGACGTGGTGTTCCTCATCGGGCTGGTGCGCCAGGCCAACTGCGTGGTCAAGCAGAGCCTCTGGCACAACCCCTGCACCCGTGGCCCGGTGCGTTCGGCCGAATACATCAGCAACGACGGCAGCATGGACATGCTCGACAGCGCCGTGGCGGCGCTGCAAGGCGGCCAGACCCTGATCATCTTCCCCGAAGGCACCCGCACCCAGCCAGGCCAGCCGCCGACCTTTCATCGCGGCGCGGCAGCCATTGCCCTGCGCGGTGCGAAGATCATCACCCCGGTCACCATCAAGGTCGCCCCCAGCACCCTGACCAAGGCCGAACCCTGGTACCGCATTCCCCAGCGCCGGGTGCATTTCAGCTTGCAGGTCGGTGCCGACATCGACCCGCAGACCTTCGCCGCCCAAGGCCCCGCCCCACAGGCCTCGCGCAAACTCAATGATCACCTGCATCAGCACTTCACCAAGGAGCTCGCCGAAGATGAGCGATCCACAGAACACCCTTAA
- a CDS encoding helix-turn-helix domain-containing protein encodes MSPLIKQAAAHWQFVSPLLRKPASEADYDALVESLDELLGLVGEDESHPLASLAVHLGDMLQAYDHAHRPLSRASGVDTLRYLMREHGLKQSDLPEVGSQSVVSEVLAGKRQLNLRQVRELARRFSVPADVFF; translated from the coding sequence ATGAGCCCACTGATCAAGCAGGCAGCAGCGCATTGGCAGTTCGTTTCGCCGCTGCTGCGCAAGCCGGCCAGCGAAGCAGACTACGATGCACTGGTCGAGTCGCTGGATGAACTGCTGGGTTTGGTCGGCGAGGATGAAAGCCATCCGCTGGCAAGCCTCGCCGTACATCTGGGGGATATGTTGCAGGCCTATGACCATGCTCATCGCCCTTTATCCCGGGCCAGTGGCGTCGATACGTTGCGTTACCTGATGCGGGAACATGGCCTCAAACAAAGCGATCTGCCGGAGGTAGGTTCGCAGTCGGTAGTGTCGGAGGTACTGGCGGGCAAGCGTCAACTCAATCTGCGTCAGGTGCGTGAACTGGCTAGACGCTTTTCGGTGCCCGCGGACGTGTTCTTCTAA
- the selO gene encoding protein adenylyltransferase SelO: MKALDELTFDNRFAQLGDAFSTSVLPEPIAEPRLVVASAAAMALLDLEPTEAHSPVFAELFSGHKLWAEAEPRAMVYSGHQFGSYNPRLGDGRGLLLGEVRNDAGEYWDLHLKGAGQTPYSRMGDGRAVLRSSIREFLASEALPALGIPSSRALCVIGSSTPVWRETQERAAMLLRLAPSHIRFGHFEYFYYTRQPEQQRTLAEHVLNTHFAECRDAPEPYLAMFRTIVERNAELIARWQAYGFCHGVMNTDNMSILGITFDFGPYAFLDDFDANFICNHSDDQGRYSYSNQVPIAHWNLSALAQALTPFISVEALKETLGLFLPLYEAHYLDLMRRRLGLTQAEDDDKPLIERLLQLMQPGAVDYTLFLRHLGDQPVEQALQVVRDDFIDLAGFDLWSADYLARLQREPDNAEGRRERMHAVNPLYILRNYLAQRAIEAAEGGDYEEVRRLHQVLSTPFDEQPGMEAYAQRPPEWGKHLEISCSS, translated from the coding sequence TTGAAAGCCCTCGACGAACTGACTTTCGATAACCGTTTCGCCCAACTGGGCGATGCCTTCTCTACTTCGGTGCTGCCCGAGCCGATTGCCGAACCGCGCCTGGTGGTCGCCAGCGCAGCGGCCATGGCGCTGCTCGACCTGGAGCCTACCGAAGCCCATTCGCCGGTATTTGCCGAACTGTTCAGCGGCCACAAGCTGTGGGCCGAGGCCGAACCGCGGGCGATGGTCTATTCCGGGCATCAATTCGGCTCCTATAACCCGCGCCTGGGCGATGGCCGTGGCCTGTTGCTGGGCGAGGTGCGCAACGATGCCGGTGAGTACTGGGACCTGCACCTCAAGGGCGCCGGGCAGACGCCTTACTCGCGCATGGGTGATGGCCGCGCCGTGCTGCGTTCGTCGATCCGCGAGTTCCTTGCCTCCGAAGCCCTGCCGGCCCTGGGCATCCCCAGCAGCCGAGCGCTGTGCGTGATCGGCTCAAGCACGCCGGTGTGGCGCGAAACCCAGGAGCGTGCGGCCATGCTTCTGCGCCTGGCGCCGAGCCATATCCGCTTCGGTCATTTCGAGTATTTCTATTACACCCGCCAGCCCGAGCAGCAGCGCACCCTCGCCGAGCACGTGCTCAACACGCACTTTGCCGAATGCCGCGACGCGCCGGAGCCGTACCTGGCTATGTTCCGCACCATCGTCGAGCGCAACGCCGAGCTGATTGCCCGCTGGCAGGCCTATGGCTTCTGCCACGGGGTGATGAACACCGACAACATGTCGATCCTGGGCATCACCTTCGACTTCGGCCCCTACGCCTTCCTCGACGACTTCGACGCCAATTTCATCTGCAACCACTCCGATGACCAGGGCCGCTACAGCTACAGCAACCAGGTGCCCATCGCCCACTGGAACCTCAGCGCCCTGGCCCAGGCCCTGACGCCGTTCATCAGTGTCGAAGCGCTGAAGGAAACCCTCGGGCTGTTCCTGCCGCTGTACGAGGCCCATTACCTGGACCTGATGCGCCGGCGCCTGGGCCTGACCCAGGCAGAAGACGACGACAAGCCGCTGATCGAACGCCTGTTGCAGTTGATGCAACCGGGCGCGGTGGACTACACCCTGTTCTTGCGCCATCTCGGCGACCAGCCTGTCGAGCAGGCGCTGCAAGTGGTGCGCGACGACTTCATCGACCTGGCCGGTTTTGACCTATGGTCCGCCGATTACCTGGCGCGCCTGCAGCGCGAGCCCGACAACGCCGAGGGCCGGCGCGAGCGCATGCATGCGGTCAACCCGCTGTACATCCTGCGCAACTACCTGGCCCAGCGCGCCATCGAGGCGGCCGAGGGTGGCGACTACGAGGAAGTTCGCCGCCTGCACCAGGTGCTGAGCACACCGTTCGATGAGCAGCCGGGCATGGAGGCCTACGCCCAGCGGCCACCAGAGTGGGGTAAGCACCTGGAGATCAGTTGCTCGTCGTGA
- a CDS encoding phosphopantetheine-binding protein has product MSDPQNTLNHDIKLLIIDALGLEDISAQDIGDEQTLFGEGLGLDSVDALELGLAIQKKYGIKIDADAKDTRNHFTSVASLAAFVTAKQAA; this is encoded by the coding sequence ATGAGCGATCCACAGAACACCCTTAACCACGACATCAAGCTGTTGATCATCGACGCCCTGGGCCTGGAAGACATCAGCGCCCAGGACATCGGCGACGAGCAGACCCTGTTCGGCGAAGGCCTGGGCCTGGATTCGGTGGACGCCCTCGAACTCGGCCTGGCGATCCAGAAGAAGTACGGCATCAAGATCGACGCCGACGCCAAGGACACCCGTAATCATTTCACCAGCGTGGCCAGCCTTGCGGCTTTCGTCACCGCCAAACAGGCAGCCTGA
- a CDS encoding beta-ketoacyl synthase chain length factor, giving the protein MITFNISQWRAWAPGLQTAADWQAWSQAKHVPAVAEQAPDVSFLPAMQRRRLSHLARMAFAVGWPLAESCKDLPLVFVSRHGETPRTFEILSDLANEQPLSPTQFSLSVHNAVIGLWSIMRGETSEMTALAAAGDGFEQGVMEAACLLREGAPAVLLIVTEEQPPAAYGPWIADVPFAYALGLLLTPGDDWQLTLGENSAGAPASEPHALSWLRCLLKSDSTCTHTWKSRTWNWQRKL; this is encoded by the coding sequence GTGATCACATTCAATATCAGCCAGTGGCGCGCGTGGGCACCAGGCCTGCAGACGGCTGCCGATTGGCAGGCCTGGAGCCAGGCAAAGCACGTGCCGGCAGTGGCTGAACAGGCACCGGATGTGTCGTTTTTGCCGGCCATGCAGCGCCGGCGCCTGAGCCACCTGGCGCGCATGGCCTTCGCCGTGGGCTGGCCACTGGCCGAAAGTTGTAAGGATTTGCCGCTGGTGTTCGTTTCCCGGCATGGCGAAACCCCACGCACCTTCGAGATCCTCAGCGACCTGGCCAACGAGCAGCCGCTGTCGCCAACCCAGTTCAGCCTGTCGGTACACAACGCGGTCATCGGCCTATGGTCGATCATGCGTGGCGAAACCAGTGAAATGACCGCCCTGGCTGCTGCCGGTGACGGTTTTGAACAAGGCGTGATGGAAGCCGCCTGCCTGCTGCGCGAAGGCGCGCCGGCGGTGCTGCTGATTGTGACTGAAGAACAACCGCCTGCGGCCTACGGCCCATGGATTGCTGACGTGCCCTTCGCCTATGCCCTGGGCCTGCTGTTGACTCCTGGCGATGACTGGCAGTTGACCCTTGGCGAGAACAGCGCTGGCGCACCTGCGAGCGAACCTCATGCCTTGAGCTGGTTGCGTTGCCTGCTCAAGAGCGACAGCACCTGTACCCACACCTGGAAGAGCCGCACATGGAACTGGCAACGCAAGCTATAA
- a CDS encoding ParA family protein, protein MRRVVFNQKGGVGKSSIACNLAAVSANEGYRTLLIDLDAQANSTQYLTGLTGEDIPMGIADFFKQTLSSGPFAKKNKVDIYETPFDNLHVVTATAELADLQPKLEAKHKINKLRKLLDELDEDYDRIYLDTPPALNFYAVSALIAADRVLIPFDCDSFSRQALYGLLAEIEELKDDHNEELQVEGIVVNQFQARASLPQQMLDELIAEGLPVLPVYLNSSVKMRESHQASLPLIHLEPRHKLTQQFVELHALLEENA, encoded by the coding sequence ATGCGGCGCGTGGTGTTCAATCAGAAAGGTGGCGTTGGCAAGTCGAGCATTGCCTGCAACCTGGCGGCGGTGAGTGCCAATGAAGGCTATCGGACCCTGCTGATCGACCTGGATGCCCAGGCCAACTCGACCCAGTACCTCACCGGGTTGACTGGCGAGGACATTCCCATGGGCATTGCCGACTTCTTCAAGCAGACCCTGTCGTCGGGGCCGTTTGCCAAGAAGAACAAGGTCGATATCTACGAAACGCCCTTCGACAACCTGCATGTGGTGACTGCCACCGCCGAGCTTGCTGACCTACAGCCCAAGCTTGAGGCCAAGCACAAGATCAACAAGCTGCGCAAACTGCTGGATGAGCTGGACGAAGACTACGACCGGATCTACCTGGATACGCCGCCAGCGCTTAACTTTTATGCGGTTTCGGCGTTGATCGCCGCTGATCGTGTGCTGATACCCTTTGATTGCGACAGTTTTTCCCGCCAGGCTCTGTATGGCCTGCTGGCCGAAATCGAAGAGCTCAAGGACGATCACAACGAAGAGCTGCAGGTCGAAGGCATCGTCGTCAACCAGTTCCAGGCCCGTGCCAGCCTGCCCCAGCAGATGCTCGACGAGTTGATCGCCGAGGGCCTGCCGGTACTGCCGGTGTACCTCAACAGCTCGGTGAAAATGCGTGAATCACACCAGGCCAGCCTGCCGCTGATTCACCTGGAGCCGCGGCACAAGCTGACCCAGCAGTTTGTCGAACTGCACGCCCTGCTCGAAGAAAACGCTTAA
- a CDS encoding membrane protein encodes MKRLIGLGLLLAGLLYPFAVYFGMAHFAPWQFGLLLGGLWLARALSEPRRPGGHWMAVAAIAFCALLALFNSPQLLRWYPVLISTFMLGLFGLSLKFGPPVAERLARLREPELPAVAIHYTRQVTKVWSLFFLANGLVAAALTLWAPLSWWTLYNGLIAYGLIGLLFAIEWLIRQRVRGRS; translated from the coding sequence ATGAAACGCCTGATCGGCCTCGGCCTGCTGCTGGCCGGTCTGCTGTACCCCTTTGCGGTGTATTTTGGCATGGCTCACTTTGCCCCCTGGCAATTCGGCCTGCTGCTCGGCGGCCTGTGGCTGGCGCGTGCCTTGAGCGAACCGAGGCGACCCGGCGGGCACTGGATGGCCGTAGCGGCGATCGCCTTCTGCGCATTGCTGGCGCTATTCAACAGCCCGCAGCTGTTGCGTTGGTACCCGGTGCTGATCAGTACTTTCATGCTTGGCCTGTTCGGCCTGAGCCTCAAGTTCGGTCCACCGGTGGCCGAGCGTCTGGCGCGGCTGCGTGAGCCGGAGCTACCTGCCGTGGCGATCCACTACACGCGCCAGGTGACCAAGGTCTGGAGCCTGTTCTTCCTGGCCAACGGCCTGGTCGCCGCGGCCCTGACCCTGTGGGCGCCGCTGAGCTGGTGGACCCTGTACAACGGCCTGATCGCCTACGGGCTGATAGGCCTGCTGTTTGCCATTGAATGGCTGATAAGACAACGCGTGCGAGGACGCTCATGA
- the mscK gene encoding mechanosensitive channel MscK, with protein sequence MSLRTFLSAALIGLCLSFSPAWAAEPPTTAAIQKSLDKIAERKLPEAEQKALQQVLEQTLTLLGNKEDSEKKLTALKHQLNDAPRQISENQRELAKLKDSKVIAVAQRYATSSVPQLEQLLAERTTEQGELQKALSEANSLTITAQTRPERAQAEISANQTRTQQINTSLKIGKDGGKPLNADQRNQLNAELAALNALTLLRRQELAGNSLLQDLGNSQHDLLIERATRLEQEIQDLQTLINQKRLAQSQQTVTEQSIEAQKAGGSTLLATESAANLKLSDYLLRSTDSLNDLTQQNLKTKQQLDTLTQSDQALDEQISVLKGSLLLSKILYKQKQALPHLKLDRDLADQIADIRLYQFEINQQREQISSPSSYVDKLLTAQPPETVTPQLRKALLEVAITRSDLLERLNRELSALLNESITLQLNQKQLFSTAQNLRATLDEQMFWIPSNKPLDLEWLRTVPERLQKQVVSLPWGSGLRELTDGLAQRPLLFLPLLLLIGALLWRRKYLYARLTKVHQDVGHFKRDSQWHTPQAILVNILLAMPLSLGLALCGYALQIDARGQNANLASALFQIAQAWLVFYTAYRILAPGGVAELHFRWEKPQVEFLRGWIRRLGTVVLALVGVVAVAEHQPSALAEDVLGIGVVLTCYALMAWLLSRLLLSSPTHRNTSLFRKAVGVAFTALPVALFIAVCFGYYYTALKLTDRLIDTLYLLMFWLVIEAAFVRGLAVAARRLAYQRALSKRQAAKEGLDGEVLVEEPTLDIEQVNQQSLRLIRLALLGGFIAALYWVWSDLISVFAYLDNITLYEYTSGTGAAMSMVPISLRDLLGALVIIGITIALAGNLPGLLEVLVLSRLNLAQGSAYATTTLLSYVIAGVGFVSTLSALGVSWDKLQWLVAALSVGLGFGMQEIFANFISGIMILFERPVRIGDTITIGNLSGTVSKIRIRATTITDFDRKDIIVPNKTFITGQLINWSLTDTITRVTLKLGVDYGSDLDLVRTLLLKAANDNPRVLKEPAPIVYFLNFGESTLDHELRMHVRDLGDRNPVLDEINRYINKEFKKQHINISFRQMEIYLKNMQGQEYKMVPVENLDKTVLPTASNGEKPGDEATGKPA encoded by the coding sequence ATGTCTCTGCGCACGTTTTTAAGCGCAGCCCTGATCGGGCTGTGCCTGTCCTTCTCCCCGGCCTGGGCTGCGGAACCACCTACCACGGCGGCGATCCAGAAAAGCCTGGACAAGATCGCCGAACGCAAGCTGCCTGAGGCTGAACAGAAAGCCCTGCAGCAGGTGCTCGAACAGACGCTGACCTTGCTCGGCAACAAAGAGGACAGCGAGAAAAAGCTCACTGCGCTCAAGCACCAACTCAATGACGCGCCGCGCCAGATCAGCGAAAACCAGCGCGAGCTGGCCAAGCTGAAGGACAGCAAAGTGATCGCGGTCGCCCAGCGCTACGCTACCTCCAGCGTGCCGCAGCTGGAGCAATTGCTGGCCGAGCGCACGACCGAGCAGGGCGAACTGCAAAAAGCGCTGTCTGAAGCCAACAGCCTGACCATTACCGCGCAGACCCGGCCCGAACGGGCCCAGGCAGAAATCAGCGCCAACCAGACCCGCACCCAGCAGATCAACACCAGCTTGAAGATCGGCAAGGACGGCGGCAAGCCGCTCAACGCTGACCAACGCAACCAGCTCAACGCCGAACTGGCCGCCCTCAACGCCCTGACCCTGCTGCGCCGCCAGGAACTGGCCGGCAACAGCCTGCTGCAAGACCTGGGCAACAGCCAGCATGACCTGCTGATCGAGCGCGCCACGCGCCTGGAGCAAGAAATCCAGGACCTGCAGACGCTGATCAACCAGAAGCGCCTGGCCCAGTCCCAGCAAACCGTCACCGAGCAGTCGATCGAAGCGCAGAAGGCCGGCGGCAGCACCCTGCTGGCCACCGAAAGCGCCGCCAACCTCAAGCTCTCCGACTACCTGCTGCGCAGCACCGACAGCCTCAACGACCTGACCCAGCAGAACCTCAAGACCAAGCAGCAACTGGACACCCTGACCCAGAGCGACCAGGCCCTGGACGAGCAGATCAGCGTGCTCAAGGGCAGCTTGCTGCTGTCGAAGATCCTCTACAAGCAGAAGCAGGCGCTACCGCACCTGAAGCTCGACCGCGACCTGGCCGACCAGATCGCCGACATCCGCCTGTACCAGTTCGAGATCAACCAGCAGCGCGAGCAGATCAGCAGCCCAAGCAGCTATGTCGACAAACTGCTCACCGCACAACCGCCCGAGACCGTCACCCCGCAACTGCGCAAGGCCCTGCTGGAAGTGGCGATCACTCGCAGCGACCTGCTCGAACGCCTGAACCGTGAACTGAGCGCACTGCTCAACGAATCGATCACCCTGCAACTGAACCAGAAGCAACTGTTCAGCACGGCACAAAACCTGCGTGCAACCCTTGATGAGCAGATGTTCTGGATTCCCAGCAACAAGCCGCTGGACCTGGAATGGCTGCGCACCGTGCCCGAACGCCTGCAGAAACAGGTGGTCAGCCTGCCCTGGGGATCGGGCCTGAGGGAGCTGACCGACGGCCTGGCCCAGCGCCCGCTGCTGTTCCTGCCCCTGCTGCTGCTGATCGGCGCCCTGCTGTGGCGACGCAAGTACCTGTATGCACGCCTGACCAAGGTTCACCAGGATGTCGGCCACTTCAAGCGTGACAGCCAGTGGCACACGCCCCAGGCAATCCTGGTCAATATCCTCCTGGCCATGCCCCTGAGCCTGGGCCTGGCCCTGTGCGGCTACGCCCTGCAGATCGACGCCCGCGGGCAGAACGCCAACCTCGCCTCGGCCCTGTTCCAGATAGCCCAGGCCTGGCTGGTGTTCTACACCGCCTACCGGATACTCGCCCCCGGCGGGGTGGCCGAACTGCACTTTCGCTGGGAAAAGCCCCAGGTCGAATTCCTCCGCGGCTGGATCCGCCGCCTCGGTACCGTGGTCCTGGCCCTGGTCGGCGTGGTGGCAGTGGCCGAGCATCAGCCCTCGGCACTGGCTGAAGACGTGCTCGGCATCGGCGTGGTGCTGACCTGCTACGCGCTGATGGCCTGGCTGCTCAGCCGCCTATTGCTGAGCAGCCCCACCCACCGCAACACCTCGCTGTTCCGCAAGGCCGTGGGCGTGGCCTTCACCGCGCTGCCGGTGGCATTGTTCATCGCCGTGTGCTTTGGCTACTACTACACCGCGCTCAAACTCACCGACCGCCTGATCGATACTCTGTACCTGCTGATGTTCTGGCTGGTGATCGAAGCCGCCTTCGTCCGCGGCCTGGCCGTGGCCGCCCGGCGCCTGGCCTACCAGCGGGCGCTGAGCAAGCGCCAGGCGGCCAAGGAAGGCCTGGATGGCGAAGTGCTGGTTGAAGAGCCAACCCTGGACATCGAACAGGTCAACCAGCAGTCCCTGCGCCTGATTCGCCTGGCCCTGCTCGGTGGTTTCATTGCCGCCCTGTACTGGGTCTGGTCGGACCTGATCAGCGTGTTCGCCTACCTCGACAACATCACCCTGTACGAGTACACCAGCGGCACCGGCGCGGCCATGAGCATGGTGCCGATCAGCCTGCGCGACCTGCTCGGCGCACTGGTGATCATCGGCATCACCATTGCCCTGGCCGGCAACTTGCCCGGCCTGCTCGAAGTGCTGGTGCTGTCACGCCTGAACCTGGCCCAGGGCAGTGCCTACGCCACCACCACGTTGCTGTCCTACGTGATTGCCGGGGTCGGCTTCGTCTCTACCCTGTCGGCCCTGGGCGTCAGCTGGGACAAACTGCAATGGCTGGTCGCGGCGCTGTCGGTGGGCCTGGGCTTCGGCATGCAGGAGATCTTCGCCAACTTCATCTCCGGGATCATGATCCTGTTCGAGCGCCCGGTGCGCATCGGCGACACTATCACTATCGGCAACCTCTCGGGCACGGTGAGCAAGATCCGTATCCGCGCCACCACCATCACCGACTTCGACCGCAAGGACATCATTGTCCCGAACAAGACCTTCATCACCGGGCAACTGATCAACTGGTCGCTGACCGACACCATCACCCGGGTCACCCTCAAGCTCGGCGTCGACTACGGCTCGGACCTGGACCTGGTGCGCACCCTGCTGCTCAAGGCGGCCAACGACAACCCGCGGGTGCTCAAGGAGCCGGCGCCAATCGTCTACTTCCTGAACTTCGGCGAAAGCACCCTGGACCACGAGCTGCGTATGCACGTGCGGGACCTGGGCGACCGCAACCCGGTGCTCGACGAGATCAACCGCTACATCAACAAAGAGTTCAAGAAGCAGCACATCAACATCTCCTTCCGGCAGATGGAGATCTACCTGAAGAACATGCAGGGCCAGGAGTACAAGATGGTCCCGGTGGAAAACCTGGACAAGACCGTGCTGCCAACCGCCAGCAATGGCGAGAAGCCCGGCGACGAGGCCACGGGCAAACCGGCCTGA
- a CDS encoding type II toxin-antitoxin system HigB family toxin, whose protein sequence is MHVITEKRIWEAKAKWPRTASALDAWYRLVKACHPTDFAAMKATFPATDKVGALHVFDIGGNKLRLIAIVHYKTQRLYIKHVLDHGEYDKGKWKE, encoded by the coding sequence ATGCATGTGATAACGGAAAAACGCATCTGGGAGGCAAAGGCGAAATGGCCGCGAACGGCCTCGGCGCTGGACGCTTGGTATCGACTGGTAAAGGCCTGCCATCCGACAGACTTTGCGGCGATGAAAGCGACATTTCCTGCCACTGACAAGGTAGGGGCGTTGCATGTATTCGATATCGGCGGCAACAAATTGCGGCTGATCGCGATTGTGCACTACAAGACGCAGCGCCTGTATATCAAGCATGTGCTCGATCATGGCGAGTACGACAAAGGCAAGTGGAAGGAGTGA
- the trxC gene encoding thioredoxin TrxC yields the protein MSDPLLIPCPHCNGLNRIPGERLGDSPKCGRCKSPVLLSTPFELKQGDYASQIKGDLPLLIDVWADWCGPCKSFAPIFAQAASQLSGRCRLAKLDSEANQQLAGQLAIRSIPSLILFKNGREVARQSGAFPLQQLLEWLRSQGI from the coding sequence ATGAGCGACCCACTACTCATCCCCTGCCCCCACTGCAACGGCCTCAACCGCATCCCCGGCGAGCGCCTTGGCGACAGCCCGAAATGCGGCCGCTGCAAGAGCCCGGTCCTGCTGAGCACGCCGTTCGAATTGAAACAGGGGGATTACGCCAGCCAGATCAAGGGCGATCTGCCGCTGCTGATCGATGTCTGGGCCGACTGGTGCGGGCCGTGCAAGTCGTTTGCGCCGATCTTCGCCCAGGCGGCCAGCCAACTGAGCGGGCGCTGCCGCCTGGCCAAGCTGGACAGCGAGGCCAACCAGCAACTGGCCGGGCAATTGGCGATTCGTTCGATTCCCAGCCTGATCCTGTTCAAAAACGGCCGGGAAGTGGCGCGCCAGAGCGGTGCATTCCCACTCCAGCAATTGCTGGAGTGGCTGCGCAGCCAGGGGATTTAA
- a CDS encoding acyl carrier protein → MQTREDIFNTLRDALVELFELDPASISLDSNLYQDLEIDSIDAVDLIDHIKRQTGKKIAADEFKAVRTVNDVVEAVYRLVNTAA, encoded by the coding sequence ATGCAAACCCGCGAAGACATCTTCAACACCCTGCGCGACGCCCTGGTCGAACTGTTCGAACTCGACCCGGCCAGCATCAGCCTGGACTCGAACCTGTATCAGGACCTGGAAATCGACAGCATCGACGCCGTCGACCTGATCGATCACATCAAACGCCAGACCGGCAAGAAAATCGCCGCCGACGAGTTCAAGGCCGTGCGTACGGTCAATGACGTGGTCGAGGCGGTATACCGCCTGGTCAACACCGCGGCATGA